In Erigeron canadensis isolate Cc75 chromosome 8, C_canadensis_v1, whole genome shotgun sequence, the DNA window AAACAATTGGTCACAAATGAGGTTTAAAGTAAAAGGCAACAAACCATCGTGATCACATAATTAGTACATGTCATTCTGTCTAACTCGCTAGTTTTCTGTACCAAATTGGTCGGGATGCATACTCGTATGAAGTCACAAAGGGTTCCGACCcacttacctttttttttaagaaaaaacacaTTTCTTCTCTAACCTTTGAACACTATAAGAGAACAATCATATAACCAGCTAAGATCAAACATATACTGATGTAAAAATAAGTTATTATTGCTTTTCACTAATCTTGCATACCTTCTCTTCATTGCTGTGTCTAGGAAATCTGAGTACTCCGTTTCTACTTGTAACATTTAGTTGACAATTTTCTGATCCTTCTTGACATAACTGTACATCAAGCCATGAATCCTTCACCTGGAAGTAAGAAGTTGAGAAAAGTCCATGTCATGTCAAAGTCAATTAAAAAAGCACTTTTTTGTCCCCCATTGGTGTACCTGTGCAGGCATCAATGCATTGTCAAAGAAAGAATACTCTCTTATATTAATTCCCGGACCAAATTCTTCTTCGGGCAATGCCTTCAACATTGTGTGCACCTGCGGATAGCATTGGTTTCTGTTATCGTCAAAAGCATCATCTGCTATACTTGTAAAAGCAATAACAAACTGTTGTGACACCAAAGGCAATCTTCTAAAGCAAATCATTGAAGTTATTTGGTGTGTTTCTTTCATGAAGAAACTTGCAACAGGTTAAGTACCTCAAATACATGGTCCAAAGGACAGATGAACGGTTGTCTTGTCATCGACCCAGCAAGAACTCCAGGATGTGGAAACCATAATCTATCCAGCCTACACCATAATGGAGGCATAACctaaaaacttcaaaattagaATTTGTGTATAGAACAAGTGCtatattgaaataaatataCTTCTTGCCGCTAGCAGTTTAGAAAAGTAATTAGTTCTCACCAATGTACGATTTAAAACTGATGCCATGGCAAGGGCAGTCCTTATTTGCTTCATCTGTAATTCACTCAGCATAAATCAGTTCAAAAATCACAATGAAACTAGATATCATACACATCAAAGACTAGAACTAATGAACTATAGTGTTGGGAATGAAATAGGCAAAAGAGAAAGGTTTATTTATACATACTTGATAATTAACAAGAGTGAAATGTGTTTCAAGATTATGCTCCCCGTCTAATAATAAGCTTTTTGGAATGGATGGCTTGAATGTCAAGAAACCTCCTGTATAATCAACAAAagcatacatataaaaatttaaccagTATCTAATTACTGAAGCAAAACAGACTGAAACATCTATACTTGAAAAGTCAACTATATGTGCAAATGTGAAGgatcaaaatatatatctaaaaagtaTGTACCTGGTGCGTCATAATATTCTGGTTGATCATAAAAAACCATAGCTTCACGTAAGCGGTGACGCTTGCCTTCTGTTCCTGCATATTGGAAAGTGGTATGCACAGCATATGGCTCCAATCTGAGTTGTTGATACATAGCCTGCAAATGCagcaaaatattataaattcatAATACGAAGGCCACATAACTGAAAATGCatagcaataataataaaacaataattattatagtcaaataaaaaggttaaatCTAATATTCTTGTACCTGAACAAAGTAGGTATGACCACTACAAAATATACTTGCAGGTAGAAGTCCAAGTTTTAAACTTCCATCATAAGCATAAACAAGTCCACTTTCATCATCGACGGCTGGCCCCAATTGCCTATGCACGAGATCATTGAAACCATTCTGATCCCATATTTTATCATCATTTAAAAGCATATCTTTCCATTCGTTGGCCAATTTTTTTGCAGCATCTGTTGGCCGCCAGTGAAAAATACCGATATTGTATGCACCTCCAACTGTTtagtttaaaatgtaaaattgtCAACATATCAACATAGATTGCTTGAAAAAGATTGTATATTGAActaaaatacttattttatctCCTAAATTTGTAAAATAAGATCAGAACATGCAATTTTCACCTTGTTGCCACATGTCCAACCGGTCATCAGTTACTGTTGGTGTAACTTGGTCGGTTGAGGTCAACACATCTGCTTCGGGATAACGTGCAAGATATGGAAGTGGATTCTGTTCAAGCAACATAGCAGAAAGCATTTCGGAATATGAGAAGCAAAGAAAGAGAGAAACTGACTATTGCATGATGCTAAATGAGCAGGTCGGAACCACAAGGGTAGTGACTTAATGGTAGAGGTTTGGTCTCTATGGGTGAAATCACCTGGAGGTCTCAAGTTTGAATATTGTGGAGCAAAAATATATATCCCCTTGTGGCCATGGAGGTTCACAAGTGGGTGCTCGCCCTGGGATTAGTCGGCTCGCAAAGTTGAACAGATACCTAGTTTAACCCAAAAAAATGGGCAGGTTGGGTGGGTTGGATAACAGATCAAAGTGGGTATTTGTATGGGTCAGTACGCATCTTCAGGCTGACCAGGAACACCTTTTATTCAGAAAAgctatttttaaataataaatagagtGTCAAACATGattatgaaagttatattatttcAATTATAATATAGGTTTGGAACAAAATGATTCAAGTGGTTTTATGCATTTGAAAAAATGATACACAAGGTAACTTTCAGTCAATCTTCTTTTTAGCTACGTTCATATTTGACTCGTTTGAGAATAGATAACCCAAATCGACCCGTTTCTAAGTCAACAGCAACAGTACCCAATCTTGGCAAAAGCGGGGTATGGCCGTATGGGGATCCGTTTCTAAGTAGATGAGTCGAAACTGCCACCAGACTGATACTTTGTGAATTGCAATAGATAGCAACATATACTTCACCTCATTTCTGAGTTGGTCACTCGATCTTAATACAATTTCTATTTTCTAAGCaactttatttttcaaattttatttaagtttatgaGTGCAAAACCTGTTAACATTGATGTGACTGATTGGGTCAGTGTAAGAAAGTTGGATGCTTTTAGcaacaaattttgaagttgaATGACCAAATCAGCAATGAAGTGAAAGCATATTGTAATCTGTTGCAATTTTTCCTACTTAAAACAATAAATGAAAAACAGGTACAAAAAAATCACCTTTAACCAGACCATATCGGTATCACACATAAGTAATTCATAACCAAAAGGTAACATTGAATCAATGAGAATGACTTTTTCCCTTCCCATTTTATGAAAAGTTGGTGAGCCCCATCCAACATCTATTGTGCTCATATGACTTCCCATATCAAAAACCGGTACACCCTTCCAGTACAAAGCCTCCAATAGTTTTGTGTCCATTGCAcctaaaaaaacaaatcaagtttCTTAAAGCCTTCAAAATGTAGGCTCAAAAAAGATTCTTTAGTAAAAAACTCACCGACAAGAAGATTCTCAACACCCAAATCGGTCAAGTGTTTAACCCATGTAAGGATAAAATCCATGAAAGCATAGTTACCAAAAGTTGCAACAATAACATTATCCTTCACCCTTTCTTGTACCAATTCTTTTGTTAAACGGAACGTCTCCAATGAAGGCATCTTTGAACCCGGTGGGGGCTTTGTCCAAATGGATTTTAATTTCCCACTTTCGGGCTGAGCCATAGGTGCCATTACACCACCACCAATTCTTAATGAAGTAGAATCAAGTGTTTGATTAGTGAAAGGAGGTGCCACATCTATCATCATACACAAAACGAAAAAATGGCGTTAAAATTTTATACCAAACAATGAAAAGCAAAATATTGGTTCACTTATAGAAAATACCAACCTGCATATTGTTAACTGCTTATTCGTTACAACATAAGCAGAtaagaagttttgaaaagagtactttttgaaaaaataagaaGTCCCAAACACCCCTAGAAACAAGTCAACCGTTAAGACAGTAATCTTTTAGGCTACAATAATAACCTAACAATTTAACCATATCCCATTTGATATTCGCATTTACCGAACAATTCACCACTAAAAATAGACATTTTAACCAACTTTAAATGATCCTCTCCTAGATTTGCAAATTCTCTTACCCAATTCAGAAAAATGCCCAATTCAACAAGATATTGGTCACAATgacaactaatatatatttcaacatAAATATATAGTGTTACATAAACAACTCAAGAAAATgcaatacatttatataaaatacatatataaagtgTAAATAAATTCAAAGAAAACAGAATAAGAGAAAGACATACGTTGAGATTGGGACCAAGAAAAGGCGGAATCCGGCGAGTAAACGGCGGAAAAGACATAAATAGCAGAGAATATAATTCCGATCAACACAGTACCATACACTGTCAAGAAAAGTGGCTTTGAATTTGTAACTTCTTTAAATGGGTTTTTCCAAAAACCCCCCATTTTCTTGATTATTAAATAGACCCTAATTAAATCTTGGCATAAAAATGTCAACTTTAACAAAAATTTGAGATGGGTTTTGTGAAAGAATCATAATAGCAGGTGAGGAAGATTGTAGGCAGAACACATATTAAAAAAGTCAAATGCAAAAAACAGGTGTCTGACTGACTATTGTGGGTTAGCAAATTGatggctttttttttaatgtttattataatgttttttgtgTTTGGAGCATGATGTGTAGAGAGTGGTAGCTTCGTGGGGTTTGATTATTTTAAGGGTgatgaaaaataatttgaatttACTACACTTTTATGGAAAGTTTATACATTTGTGGCTTGTTTGCTTTTATCACCAAaagaatcatatatattatatatatatttatggctACCaggagaaaaaaataaattgatcAAAATAATCTTGACCATTCAAATTAACAATCAAATTTAATCTTGACTCTTTAACTAAAAGtcaaatatttgaaataaaaaagtcaaagtttaaATAACAGAGCTGATATACGGATATAGTTTTGCACTTTTGCCAACTATCTACAATTGTAAAAAACAATGACAACCCATAGTAGTTAATATTTACCATATATTCGAATTATAGTGATATACAATTGAAAGCTTCTGACTATGAAAGCAATAATACGATTTGTCTAAAACTACCTAACACATATTTAACAAAAGGTCAATATGTACTGTAATAAATAAGAAATCTTTACATATCTTAAGGAGATTTAACCATACCATTATAAAtaccacatactttttttttcatttcaaatacatCACAATTTTCTAACAAagaaataaggaaaaaaaataatatgtttcaCATTCTTATCTCTCCATATTTCATCCAAATTATTCATCTCTCAATATTTAATCTATATTCCTATTAGTATTTCATTGCATACAAAATGTTTATATGAAATCTATTTGTGTATGTATTATTAGATTATACTTTTACGTAATGTGACATAACAgtcatttttttattcatttttgaCAGGATTTAGACGCCACCAATGActttaaaaatgaaacaaaatcgAAGACGCATTTTGACTCGAATGAAGACATCGACTTAGAGGAGGACATCATCTTTTCAAATATTGAGAAGTCTGAAAAAGAAATCGATGTCTCTTTGGTAAAGAAACAAATGCAGGAGGCGAACAAATAGCTATGAAATTGCATGACACTATTGAATGTAAATGATTCCGGCGACGAAATGGTAACTTTGTCTAAGatgtttggtaaaaaaaattaatttaactcTCCGTACTCTCATTTTATTTGTAGGATGAGGTTGATGGTGATAAGCATTTAGATGAagttaagttaataaaaaaaaatgaaaatacatatatttaaaacacTCTATAGTCTATACAATGAATATTGTAAAATTTTACTTATTAgtacttttattaaaaagtatataactgtctaaatctcttttttctttttttttaagcatGATTTTATTGGCATATGCTTCCAGATGATGATGAATCTTCCATTGATCAAACATAAGAACACTAATCAAGTGgagttcaagaaaaaaaaatgtttcgtCTAATAGATAAAGACCTCACATATGAAGATTAATCTATTATCTTTTCATCTTATTcgataaaatttattatttttgatgttttaagatgttaagttgttatatttttaagttttttgtttcatttatttaatacatttgttgtttatttctGACCTCGCTTAATTATAAGGATAAActgaataaatatttaaatttgttacatatttagtaaaaaaaaaattataaaaatcaaaataaattccAAATCCAATATGCCAACCCTTtgaacataaaattaaatttaactCTCCTAAATATACAGTAACATTCATACCATTACCATTTGCTTTGAGTTATGTCTCAGTAAAGTGTCCCATTGAAATCTTACATTCGGACTATTCCATGAAATAATTAATGAAGTCTAAATCTTATAAATcttgtgttttttaatttatttacgtttGTATCTTTTAATATCTTAATTTGAAATATTCCAGTGGTTTATGTTTCATTCATTTTGtacatatggttttttttttagtatattttaaTTGCAACGATACATTTAAATAAGATTTtcatttgttaaaattttagaGAAAAAGACTTTTAAAGGCTACAATGAATCAATGGCATATGTACCTAATCAGTTAATAACAATTCACGTATTATTTATCTGTAATTGCATTGAAAAATAGTCAAGTTATAAAATTGGATGAAAAAAAGTCACATTGAAACTAATGACATTtaataagtttaaaaatatGAGTTAATTTACTTCctaaatttgataaaatttcagacaaaaaaacaaactataCATAGTTGATACTTTCATTAAAATGGTGatacatacaattaaaaaaaaaaaatctaacttGGACTAAATTAACTTTAGTATAACTTACCCTTTAAACATTACTTTGCTATCAAGGAAGACATTTTCGCCAGAAAAAAATTTTATGGTCAACATCCATActaaatataaacaatttagacatttaaaagatataaaccCTAAATATTAACCAATCTAAAatccatatttatatatatagaaaggggtaaaagtcaaaattacaATGATTAAATTCTTAACAGTTACAACACAAAAGAATTCACGTCGAccaaatcatcttttaaaaaatcaataaaattgcCCACTTCTGACAAATCTTTACatctttatttacaaaaaattaaagGTATCTAATGAAATCGAAAtgtacattaaaaaaatgtaaatattactAAACTGAAGTTAGTCAAAATTACCCGAAATGACTTTGCCACTTACATCCATATCACATTTAGACAAATTATACAACAAAAGCCCTTATAACTCTGTTTAGTAAAATCCtatcattaaaatatatcattaaaacaTATGTGGAATTTAACGTTCAATGTGCTCATTGTGACCGAAATGTCACACCACGTCAAGCGGAAGATCCAAATATTGTGCTTTTCTGTTTATACTTTTAGGCCTCtattgatcttttatttttacaaatgCAAGTTAGtgatacaagtatacaacaacAAAGAGATCACGGATTGTGTAGTTTTCAATGATAATGCTATTAAGCTATTGGGATGCACCGTGGATGAATTGATTACTAGGGAATTGCAAGAGCTTTGTTACTtcacaaattttattatatctatGCCACCATATATCCTTAACATgtcatatttcttttatatgcTGCTGGTGATCCGGATTAGAtagtaaacttttttattaatacCTTGTGTGGATTGCGAGTCGTCTTCGGTATCAAAGTTGACAACTACAGCTTAAAACCTCAGTTTTCGCGTAGATTTACGGTATCAAAGTACTATGGTACTGAATTAAACGTCCTAAACAacgttttgttatatatttattgtttttaactcggtcaacgaccgggtatagatctagttctAAGGGACAAGGGTGTAGTCAACAAAAATCATCGGCTAAATCGGTACATTGGCAACACTATAGCACGTGAATCGGCAAGTTTTGGCAAGCAACATCGGCAAATTTTGGCAAGCaacatcggctagttttggccgatgcaaATGGACGTTGGGAGTATATGAAAATgaccatttattttttgttttttgtgaaaaagaaaattttggctagttttggcaAAAATTGACATTATAGCATGTGAATTGGCAAGATTTTGCTAGTTTTTGACAAAAAATCACTTAGACACATGGCATGCTTTTATTGGCTGAAAAGTTgtcaaaacttgtcaatttgCCACAAGATTGGCACTACACCTTTGCCTTGTGATTTAACTttggattatttatttttgtttgggTAATTACTTGTAATCAAGAAAGTACTGAATGTTGTTAATGGcctaaaaaaattacataactATATTATGTTTGTTGTATAAGTGACTTAACAATTAGAAAATCTCTTACTACTCATTTAGTCAATTAATCATTACCATTTAActtctttaataaaaataatactatttaataaaattgagaCAACACTATAAAGCATATTTGGTATTGATCACAAAGCTCAGAGTGTTAATACTTAAAAGActaatatagaaaaaaaaaaaaaaagataatcaagaaaacaaataaatatgatGCACATGAGATGTTCAAATTAGGGTTGTCATCGAGTCAAGCTTTTTTCGAACAACTCAAGCTCGACTCGATCTAGTCAAACTATTATCGAGTTCGAGCCTTAGCCCTAAATTCAGGCTCGAAACAAttatcgagtcgagctcgaatTTTACATAGCTCGGCTCGAATACTTATCGAGCTTTTCgagtttttcatatattatgtatatatttatatatatgattcatAAGTAGTAAATTTCTACTTCTACAAGGGCTTTTCGAGCCGAGTTTTGAGTCGAGCTCAAGTCATGTTTATAGACACTAGTCAAGCTCGAGCCTACAATGAAAGCTCATCGAGCTCTTGAGCCGAGCAAATAGTGTTCaagccgagctcgagctcggctcgactCGATAACACCCCTAGTTTAAACACTTAGTTTTTCCTTTAGACtatgaaaaatgatatttgAATTGACTACATATCTAAGAAAATTTTAGCTATTTAAGGTTATAAAACTTTTagcttatataatataattcataGGGTAGAGATACAGAAAGAAGGTTCTCAAGGAGCAAAGGGAGATAAAGTccttttttttagcttgtttttttgatttttttaatttttttcattctttctttaattaacttaatccaaaaaaaaaagtttttaaaaaaaacaattttctaaTCCGAGTTAgagagttatacatgtaagggttCAGTACGGGCTTCGCTCTTAAAGATATAAATATggggtagctggtgggagtgataggtcatagatggtgataggtcataagggaTGATCGGTGATAGGTGATCTACCTAaggggcttcgcccttagccaTCATGTTTCCGCCATACACTGAAAGgtttcgcctatagcttacgaGTTAcgtcttttgaaaaaaaaaaaatttaaaatttttatatggaattagttaattaaagagagaatgaaaaaagtgggggaaaaaaagaaagaaaaaaaaatttcaaaaaaacaagctaaaaaaaatcaaaaacgaacATTCTATTCTTTCTCTCCTTAAAGTatcttctcatttgatctctattcATAGTTCATATTTATAAATCTACATATATACTTAAATGTATTTACTTCATTTTGTAATTTATAGTTTGTAATTGTCTCCAATAATAATCAGTAAAATTCATATAAATTAAGTTATGcttaaaattaaagttaataCATGTTGATAAGTTCATCAAGACACACATTAGCAAACTTTGTAAAGttatttcaactttttaaccgtacaaaattatttaattaattaagaaatccAACAAGCTGGTAcataaatgataaaattattaCTCGTAGAAAGAAATAGGGTTCCAGATGGACAACATTCTGGTCCTAAAATAGGGTTCGTTTGGGGGTGAATCGGGTTTTGTCTTGTGGGCCCAACTTTCATAAGTCATTATGGCCTTTTTATACGAATCCACGTTCTTACAGACTTACACAGATATAAATTAGCAAAAGACATTCTCAGTTTTTCAGACATCATTAACTTACATCTCAAAATATTGATGTAAAACTTACATTATTATGATCAAATTTGTTCAAATTGACCAAGATTAGTTAATTTTAACCAAGTTAACTATCATAAAAACCCGAAATATCAgtatgataaattgataataatGAGATTACAAAGCTgaaatatacacatatttcgTTAACTTATACTCCatgctttttttaaaaatgcagatgttaataataaaattccaTTTACCATATACCTCTTGTAACTATATATCATCTAAGGTTATCAATACACGAACCAACCAAAAATTCGACTGAAAAGTAACCGGGCTTGGGTAAAGAAATCACGACCACCAACTAACTAACCTAACTTTTTGAGTTGGGTTTGAGTTGACTCTTTGAGTTAATAAGAGGTTGACATGCCAACAATAAagtatttaagtttatataactttatttaataGATCGACCCGTCAACTCCTTTGACCCGGCAACCCACAATCCATTAGGCTTGATATCAACCCACCAAACCATAACccttaagggggtgtttggtatgaggGAATCagaaagaatgaaaatgtaatagagaatgataATAGTGAGAAAGATAATGAGTAATTTGGAAAGAGGATGGATTCCAatgtttggtacccacagagaataaatatattaaaaaaataaaaattaaaataataatacatttattacatataacatcttgaaaagaaaagaaattttttttttttccattctcaccatttgtcctttctcattccctttcttcattgtaaacaaacaagggaagttTTTCTCATTCCGTTTATCCCTTTCCATTcaatcataccaaacacccccttatgAATTTAAATCAATCCGTCAACGCACTAACTCATTTGACCCGTCAACTTGAAACTCGACGAGCCTACCTGTCACCACGATATTTTCAAGTTGGTAGGTTAAGTTCAAGTTGAGAGTTTGCGAATCAGGATTGAAGTTTGCaactataaacttttaatttgtcAAATTAGGATTAGAGATATCATTGTACACATGCATTTTTATcctcatttttatctttatatatgctaaaagacaattgacctaatagcttattaaccaatcatagtgctcaattttaacaaattaaagttTGCTGATGTCATAACTAtgatttaaaagttataatgtcAATTTACGgatctatataaaatcaattgATACATATCTAAAAATATCTAAATGAAGCTACGTATAAGTCTAGATAACCTAAGCCCGGCTAACTGGGCTAGGCCCAAGTATTTAACAAATAAGCGAATTACGTTTGATACCGTAATGTATTCGAGTTAGATGTAACTTTTTTTGACATCAATAGTAAAatcctataataataataactagcgaatttacccgggttcaacccgggcgttttaattaaaattataaaatatgcatgtaatttttgttattaatatattataaatcgatatggagatgatgaattgaataacataataattataaaaaaaatttctttgtttgtaataaaagattaagaactttaaataagtatttaggtaattatttttaattaaatttaatgtaaattatttatgacatcataattaaaataaagacttttCAAGATAAAATATAGACATGGCACatcataatttttctaaaaataattttgaaaaacaattgtcttttatttagtatagagaTTACATAAAAGAGGAATAATAATTTATAGTTATCTTCTTCCTCAATTTTTCATATCCACCATTAATTTTTACACATACTAAAACCTAACCAAGACCaatcataattttataatttattttttttttcttctttttttcaacGGTACAATTACTTTTTATAAGTGTCTATTCTAATTCATATAGGAGTATTATTTAAGTATATAGAAACGTCaattaaagtttatattttccaGAAATAAACCTTAAGTCGCAAATTGCATATATGAAGCAAAGCTATAATCGAATTGCAATATAGACCAGTTTAACGAGTTATGCAATAGAACGAGATTGAGaattaaaagattaagaaagCATGTGATTAAAGCGGAAGTGATATCTGGCAACAACATTGGATACAAAACTTACAACCTGAGAATGAAGTTAATACCGTCTTATAAAAGAACCCCGTTTTGGTTTCATGAGAGACAATTCCCGTTGGTCATTTCTTTCGCAATGTCAATTATCAAAAGTCAAAGCCTATCTTTAACGATTATTGGTTTGTATCTACAACGTCCAATTTTCACACACCGACAATT includes these proteins:
- the LOC122579796 gene encoding arabinosyltransferase XEG113, with protein sequence MGGFWKNPFKEVTNSKPLFLTVYGTVLIGIIFSAIYVFSAVYSPDSAFSWSQSQHVAPPFTNQTLDSTSLRIGGGVMAPMAQPESGKLKSIWTKPPPGSKMPSLETFRLTKELVQERVKDNVIVATFGNYAFMDFILTWVKHLTDLGVENLLVGAMDTKLLEALYWKGVPVFDMGSHMSTIDVGWGSPTFHKMGREKVILIDSMLPFGYELLMCDTDMVWLKNPLPYLARYPEADVLTSTDQVTPTVTDDRLDMWQQVGGAYNIGIFHWRPTDAAKKLANEWKDMLLNDDKIWDQNGFNDLVHRQLGPAVDDESGLVYAYDGSLKLGLLPASIFCSGHTYFVQAMYQQLRLEPYAVHTTFQYAGTEGKRHRLREAMVFYDQPEYYDAPGGFLTFKPSIPKSLLLDGEHNLETHFTLVNYQMKQIRTALAMASVLNRTLVMPPLWCRLDRLWFPHPGVLAGSMTRQPFICPLDHVFEVHTMLKALPEEEFGPGINIREYSFFDNALMPAQVKDSWLDVQLCQEGSENCQLNVTSRNGVLRFPRHSNEEKLKTAFSPLKNVKVIQFSSMQDAFLGFTDKAREEKFRHRVKQYVGIWCCVDGHTPGHIYYDMYWDEKPDWKPLPPQTPEDDHPHW